Genomic segment of Populus nigra chromosome 14, ddPopNigr1.1, whole genome shotgun sequence:
TGGCAGTGGCCACGGCTGCGGCTCCCCCAGGTTCCATCCTTACATAGCATGTTCACCTGAGGGAGACCAGCTTCTCCTCACAACTCACACAGGTTCTTATCCTATCACTTCCATATCCTACACCACCTCCACCTTTATCATCACCCCACCACACATGTCCACATGCACCTCCATGCAACAATCCCCCAACTTAGGCCTAGATTGGGCAAGTCCATTCCAGCTTGGCTCATCAtctttccttctcctctcaTGCACACCCCCAACTTCATCTCTTAACATCAAGGGCTCACCTGTTTGTGACACCTCCTCTTATCTTTGTGCGTCGATTTACACTTGTCCATCTGTGATTGGCCTCGGCTTGCCTCTTTTTCCACCTACAAACACGTGTTGTGTGTATTCTCCCGCTAATTTTAATAGCAAAGGTGAGCTTGATCTCCAAAAGTTGAGGTGCATGGGGTATGCTTCAGTAGTGTCCCTTCAGGAACACCCTACCGACCCTTCCCAGTGGCAATATGGGGTGGAATTGAAGAGCAGAGGTGGAGCTTTGGATGATTATTACATAGATAATAAATGCAATACTTGTGAGATTAGTGGTGGTGTATGTGGTTATGCTCCTCCTGTCAAttcctttgtgtgtgtgtgcagTGATACAATCAACACCACTATGGATTGCAATACCCGCAGTCTGCAGAATCAACCTGAACTGACTTGGAACTCAGTTTCTTTACCCTCCAGTAagtcttaatttcttttatttttaatccttATGTTTCTCCTTTTAAGATTTGAGATATTATCAACCTTAATTAGTCGTTTAAGTTTtgatcttttccttttttcttttgctgaaTTATCATGAGTCTATAATCTGCTAAAGTGCTAATGATGGATAGATAAGTATCAGATACCTTTACATGCATGAAATTGGTAGACAATGGCTTTGCAAACcgactttcttcttttttttacttaatggaGAGGAATATGCCAAATGTTATTTGTCATGGAGCATAAAGGGGCATCCTTTCTCGTAGGAAAAAAGGACAAATTTGCAAAAGTGAAAGTTCGAAGACATTTTTATTGTaaaccagaaaaagaaaatgcaaagcTGAAGCCTAGAGCACTGATTGTGTGCTAAGGTGTAATCCAGTGCAATCCTGCAACGCAGGGTCAAGGACTCGATATGTTTTACTTTTTCTATCCCAGGTTAAGGACTCAGATTCAAGCCCTTGTCTATGAAAGTGGGGAATAGCCAAAGTGCTAATTATAAATGCATCTTTTGTCTGTATGTAGATTCTTAGAGTGAATCTCAATTTATTGCTCACTGATTTTGCAGGGAAGCTGTGGATGGGGTTTCTGGGTGGTCTAGTTTTCGTTGGAGCAGCTTGAGAAAGAGAACAGCTTACAGTTAAGTGAGACTGTTCTTTGTGCAGTGATCTGAGGTCTCATTCTAATTAACAAAGACCTTTGTTTTGGCAATGGAAAGTTGAAAAGTGGTCAAAGTATGTCGTATTTGTCAAATTCGAGAGAAATAGTACATGGAATAAAGATGGGAAGGCCTGGAATCTAATTCATTTATGAATATTACACTTTCCATGTGCATTAGCTAGGCCTGTATGTTCATAGCAATGGTTGTGGTTTCTAAATCCCTCTTCTAGTTGTTTTCATCTACCATGTTTTCtttctaataaaatttctttcacTCTTTTTCAACTCACTCAAATTGCAATTTTACACAATTTTCTCACCATTCAAACAACTTCCAAAAGGTTTTGATTTGAAGCAGAGCAAAGGACTCTGAGTTCAACATTCATACTTATGGTGGTACAGGAAAAGGGCACTTCAGCTTTCATTGGATAAACTTCAATTATATAATATTCTATATTAATTGTACAAGAAGAAACAGAGATACAGAGGAGGTTCCAAGAGGTCGTCACCAAGAGGAAAGTATTAAGGAACCACCGAAAAATCTCTCCAGCTCTTGCCATGCAAATTTTTTGGGGGTCACCTTACAAGGTAACAGATTTCCAGGGTAACCTAACCAATTTCCACGGAGATGAGGGGATCAGAGCTCGTATTTCTTGCATTGATCTAACTTTCTCAACTCTCAATAATTAAATGAGCACCTTTCTAAGCTTCGAAATGTCTATAGCACACGCAAGTTATAGTCTAAATGGAGAATCAGAAAGTCCTGAATTCTCCTCATCATTCTTGGCAGATAATTCAATCTGCCTTACGGCTGTTGGTATAGCTTGCGTGCTTTGATGAAGGAAGATTGTCAATGAAGAAAGACTTTAAGTGCCTGTAGAGCTCCTTGGGCCTCTCTGCATTGAGTGCATGACCCACATTCTTTATTATCATTAGTTCGGCATTATCACCGATATGCCTGCGCaggtaaaagaagaagaagaatcattAACTTATTCTTGCATCAACTCACGCAATTACTAATTACCAAAATCCCAATTGGCTGCTGAAAAGATGAGCATATCAGGAAGGGTAGGAGGTACAATAGGTTCCGAGCTTGTTTCAAAAGTAGATGCTTTTATGTTCTTTCCTATTAGATAGAAATCGAAGCTTGAAAAGGACACTGGGCAGAATAAGTTCTGAAGAATTACCTTTCTAGTCTGTGTGCCAATTCCAGTGGGAAAACCTGGTCATGTTCTCCCCAGATTATGAGTGTAGGCTGCATAAAGGAGAAATACAGCCTTTAGAAGGTGCTCAAGGAGATAAAGAAAAGCTAAATCTGACCGGAAAATGTATACACAAAATATTGGAAACAGAGAGAAGTTTTGATTGCACGACCTGAGTTATCCTGGGAAGATCAGACATCTTTCTGTCCTTGTGTAATGCCTGGATTAGTTCTTTCTTCTCTTGACGGAATTTAGTACACATTACCTGTTCCCAAAGTgaaaatcagataaaaaatttcaaacatgAAAGCATTGGACTCCTGTGGATAAAATCGAAGGGATTTAAAAGACCACATAGACATGATGATGGCTAAGACGAGAGGCAAGTGgaagataaaaaatatgtagAAACCACCAGAAAAGATGAATTACCATGTCAAAATTACTAAAACCTGCAATTCTTATCAACTTCTAAATCATAACTAGCTCAGGCCAATTACTATGAGATCTCAAAGCCCTTGCTATTACACCCTACTTGCAATTTGCTCATAGGAACGCCGTAGGACTACTCTTCCAGACCATCACCTCTGTACTTTTGGCTTCTTGGACATCataattacacacacacacaaacacacagaGAGAGTTCGCAATCAGACAGTCTGTTTATGTTGTAGCCATCTCAAAATACACTTTCATTACACTTCTTTCCAGAAAATGATATAATATCTGCCTCCTTTTTCAAGTATTTGATCTAACTGTTTCAGCTTTACGGATGTGCAATTAATTAAAGAACATAACTGGTTGATCTTGCATTCCAAGTTGATCCTGAGCTGGGTATTCAAATGGGCATCTCAAACTCATAAAAACACTGCTCATTGTTCAGATTTCCCTTGCCAAATACACTAGCTTTTTCCCCActatttttcttcctcttttcctCTACATTTTATTCCTCTTAGGCAACCTCTTGCTCTCTAAAGTTCATAACATTCAAATCATCCTCTgcacgggtcattcaattctcaCAGGCCGTCAAAAGGCAGAGCAGACTAAAATGTGTACGGCAACAGAACTTAGGTGGTAATTAAACAACTTGAATCAAGAtctaacaattattattattattattaaccgAAACTACTCGAGGAGGGGAATTCACTGTTCCCCTCCTCACACAAAAagtgatttgttttcttgttttttttttttttgacttttcaaggtttaaggttttttttttttaattttattcttcaataagtTTGTTTATTCTAGTTTCATGATCTGAGTTatgagtttgatgggttaatatttttttagttgagtttccctctaattttatccttcaatatttggttttttttatcctagtgTCATTACCTAAATCACGGGTTTGACGGATCAATCTTGActcgggtcatttttttttttcaatttcatcatttaacattgggttgattgagaattgagcttaataatttattttgattttttttttatgaaatcatccTAGTCACATAAATCGGGTTGCgagtttggcaggttaacccaagttgactcgatttgtttgtattttgatctttttttaattaatttttttttcaatttcatcattcaatatggagttgattggaaattgaattttataatttattgtaatttatttttgatgagaTTATCATGGTCCCACGACTTGAATAGTGAATTTAGAAATTgattttagtcaaactatatttttaacaattgtCCGGATTGTTTTTGGACCCGTTAAGTTGACTAGGTCACATTGGATCAATCccaacacaatttaatttttttctactaaaaaagATGTAAGTAGCACCTAAATATTTtcttactaaaaaaacattctacCATAAACaagtgatataatttttttctaaaatactaaagaaattaaaatacactttttttaagcaaaacacTTTTACTTGCCATTGTTAAtatgttaagaataaaaataggaGTGTTTAActcatttataatatttatactttACTCGACCtgttaaaatcaaataacatgGATATTATAGATAATAGTGGgtcaaaaaatgtaaaaaatgaatattacaGGTCAAGATTTTTAAAACTCGATCAACTCGTATactatatacttttttttatctttatatttaataatttatgaattaaatatttaattatttttattttattttgaattattccaactctaaaattctttttagtGAACATTctattatatttctttaacGTAACTTAAAATGGCTCGTCTCTTTGTTGAAGGGagaaaataactataatttaatTGCGATGCAAGATATGAAAACAAACCCTACTGGCTGATCTTATTAAGAAGCAAGCAAGCCTTGAGGGAGCAATGAACTCTCGAAACTAACCTCAAtaaaatcttggagaaaacatgAAGGCAAGCTACGTGGTTGTTTATAAAACGACAACCTCATCATCTCCCTAATTTTTTCGGGTGTTTGTGGTATCAAAAGCTCAACAGCTTCCTCCATGCTTGTCACCTCCTTGAACACTCCTCCTTCCTCCAAATCCTTCTCTTCAAAACAAACTCCGGCGCATCCTATCGCCACGCGCGCCACGAGCGCTTTAAACTGTGCCGCGATACTATACGCAACAAACCCGCCATAACTCAGCCCAAGCACATCCATCTTGGTCACCTTATGAGCTTCCATGACACCAATAACGCATTGTGCCTGGAATGCCTCTGACCTTTCGGCTCGTGCGGTGTAGGATTCCCCGAAGAATAGGAGATCGGGGACGTAGATGTTGAATTTGGAGATGAACTTAGGGATTAGACCGTGGAATTGCCACATTGCGTTGGCACCGAAACCATGGATCAGTAGTAACGTAGGTTTTGATGCGTCGTGTTTCTTGGGGATCCAACAGTGCATGATCGTGCCCTCGCCGAGGTCGGTTGTGGATGATCTGAGGCCTGATCGAGTGAAGGAGTAACGGTAGCATGAATCTTGTGTTGCTGCAAAACTAAAACACTTTGCCATCAGGGTACTTAGTTTTTCTGTATTTTGTCTTCAAGGAGAGGAGACCTAATTAGGTACTGCTGTTTTTGGTTTCAGAAAGATCATGTGATGCCATATAATGAAAGAATCATACGGCTTGTTATTACGAGGAAAGATACGACACTGGGTATGGGAGGGACAGGTAAGGAACTGTTTGGCAATGTGTTTTATATAAAGAAGGTGCAGAAAAAGGAAATAGAGAAATTTTATTCGTAGTTTGTAGACTCAGTTGGCAGTCTTGCCTGAAAGACAAGGTTGTCGGATAAATTTATGAGTTATTATATTAActtaagtttattatttttttaagaataatatcgttttaatattttataaaaaaaaaattagtttgaagcTTATCAGGTTTAGATGGAATTTAAATAGGTTAATTTATTAGTTTGTCCAGATCAATATTAaactaattcaaattaaaaactaactaGCTTGAGTTAGGTTACAAGTTAATTTATCGAAtcaatttaataggttaattagGCTATATTTAATAACAACGCTCCGAATAGTTTTGAATGTTGATTTGTTgtggtgtctttttttttatcggataattttgtatatattgtcttaataattttatttggaaactttaattaaattaagaggGAAATAGAAGGTGATATGCCAAAACTTGGTTGGTTGTTGCTAGGCCTAGATGGGTTACGTCCACAAGCCTGCCCTAAAAGCAAAAAGAACAAGCACGCAGGGCAAGCCCacgtggttattttttattgctctttttttaaaaataaaaataaataaagagtatGAATTCAATTCTTTAACTTATTTTCtcgtaaaaatatattaaaaacactctataaacttcaaaaaaaaaatttattttaaccttaaaacaccttctaattatcttttaaaaaaattaatctaaatctaaaaaaacttccttgatcaatttttttcaatatgtttaAACTCtcatatttaaaacaaatctatTGACAacgagatcattttttttaattattaattgaactatttatttttctttcttttttaagtgattttttcttttatttcttaacatccagaactaaaaagtaaaaatataaagtttaaatttaaagtgtaaaatcttaaaacaacaataaccaaatataaaaaaattaaaaattgatagattaaactaaaatttcatCACTTTTGAACAGtgcagataaaaaaaagttttttctgtttatattagttttaactcttattcttttattttcttaacaataacttgaaattttattttgtaaaattagtcaatattttatattttagaatattttctaatatatagttTACGTGAGAGCatgtaaaccaaaacaaatcataaaatataaaactatgataacataatttttaagaatgaaattaaaaaaaaatcaagaagaaagaaGTATTGATTAGGTCTCCAAACTTAACGAAGgccatgttttataaaataaaaatagaacactattgttttaataaatataattaactcaATCACTCAACCATccagatttttttttgcatgtcgATCCGAAGATTGGTTTCTACAACTAAAACCAATAATCATTTTACCAAATTAAGTTAACAACCGGCACTTGAGCAATTGGAAtcccataaatatatatatatatatatatatatatatatatatatattatttgattcttTTGTTTAATATCGCTCATGCATGCCCGTCTCT
This window contains:
- the LOC133672833 gene encoding wall-associated receptor kinase-like 15; protein product: MENLPSFNIIIILLFCYVILWQTLLWQTLAQELPCRTTCGSIQVKYPFGSGHGCGSPRFHPYIACSPEGDQLLLTTHTGSYPITSISYTTSTFIITPPHMSTCTSMQQSPNLGLDWASPFQLGSSSFLLLSCTPPTSSLNIKGSPVCDTSSYLCASIYTCPSVIGLGLPLFPPTNTCCVYSPANFNSKGELDLQKLRCMGYASVVSLQEHPTDPSQWQYGVELKSRGGALDDYYIDNKCNTCEISGGVCGYAPPVNSFVCVCSDTINTTMDCNTRSLQNQPELTWNSVSLPSRKLWMGFLGGLVFVGAA
- the LOC133672832 gene encoding uncharacterized protein LOC133672832; this translates as MAKCFSFAATQDSCYRYSFTRSGLRSSTTDLGEGTIMHCWIPKKHDASKPTLLLIHGFGANAMWQFHGLIPKFISKFNIYVPDLLFFGESYTARAERSEAFQAQCVIGVMEAHKVTKMDVLGLSYGGFVAYSIAAQFKALVARVAIGCAGVCFEEKDLEEGGVFKEVTSMEEAVELLIPQTPEKIREMMRLSFYKQPRSLPSCFLQDFIEVMCTKFRQEKKELIQALHKDRKMSDLPRITQPTLIIWGEHDQVFPLELAHRLERHIGDNAELMIIKNVGHALNAERPKELYRHLKSFFIDNLPSSKHASYTNSRKAD